The Candidatus Fukatsuia endosymbiont of Tuberolachnus salignus nucleotide sequence TTCATGGCATTAACTATCCGCGTTTTCTTGGCATTAAGCGTCAACCCAAGTCGGTCTAAGACTTTCTTGGCCTGATCCAGATAAAACTCCGGGCGCTTGCTGCACAAAATCACAAAATCGTCGGCATATCGCACGATATGAGCATCATGCGGACGTTTACCGAACGCCTTTTTCTCCCACGTCGAATCAAGCCAGTGCAGGTAGAGATTAGCGAGCAAGGGAGAAATTACTCCGCAAACAATAGTGCAAACTTTCGCGTAAGCTGGGGCCTGCGTTTTCACCGGCGCTGCCTCAAGTCTGGTCATCCGGATGGGAGCATCACTGAGTTTTCCCTCGTTATTGAGACTGATAACGGCACACGGAGTGACCCTCAGCAATGAAACCGAAGCCATTTTCACAACACGTACGTATCACTTTCGAGCCCAGCCGGTTTTCTGACGACCAGCTGACGGATGTTTATGAACAGCTGACTCCCGTTAACCACCACGTGCTTACCCCTCACGACCAGGCCCAGGCCAAACCTCACCGGGCTCCTGCCCGCTCAACCGCTAGACGGAGCAAAATGTTATGAACAAGGCACTGGTCGCACTCTACGCCCGCGTTTCTTCCGGGCAACAGGTAAAAAATGGCACCATCGGCAGTCAGCTTGCAGCAATCAAGGACCGCATCCGTGAGGACGGCCACGTGTTGCCTGACGCCATGCTCTTTATCGATGATGGTGTCAGCGGTGCTACACTTATCCGCCCGCAACTAGAGCGCCTGAGGGACTACGCGGCGGCAGGCGATATTGAATGCCTGTACATCCTGTCGCCCGACAGGCTAGCCCGTAAATACGCCTATCAGGCTCTGCTGATGGAAGAGTTCAGCGCCTGCGGCGTGGAGGTTATCTTTATCTGTCACACCCCCGGCGACACGCTGGAAGACATGATGCTTCTGCAGATGCAGGGGATGTTTGCTGAATATGAGCGGGCAAAGATTATGGAGCGCAACCGGCGTGGTAAGCTTCACGGTGCACGCTGTGGTAATGTCGGTGTCCTTTCCGGTGCACCTTACGGTTATCGGTATATCCGCAGGCAGCCGGACGGGACACCCGCACAGTATATTGTCAACCTTCATGAAGCCTCCGTGGTCAGGAAGATATTTAGTTGGGCTGGCATAGAGCGCCTGAGTCTAGGCGGTGTGGTCAGACGTCTGGCTGAGAAAGGCATAGAAAGCGCCACCGGCAAACCCGGCTGGGACCGCAGTACGGTATGGGGCATGTTAAAGAACCCCGCTTACAAAGGACTTGCTGTGTTCGGAAAAACGAAAAACTGCGCCCCCCGTCCCCGGGTGAGAGCAGCGCGCAACAGTGCAGATATCCTCAAGAACGGTTATTCAGTAATACGAAGTAAGCCGGATGACGGCATCGGGATCCCTGTGCCTGCCATCATCAACAGCGCTCTTTTCTTGACGGTCAACGAACAGCTGGAAGAAAACCGCCGACATGCACGACAGGGGCGCCGGGGAGCCGCTTATCTCTTACAGGGGCTGACTGTGTGCGGCCACTGTCGCTATGCGTATTATGGCAAAAAAGTCAGTAAATCTGCGGCAAAAGGGGGGGCGCAGTATTCTTATTACCACTGTACTGGGACGGATGCTTACCGCTTTGGGGGCATTCGGGTGTGTGACAATAAACAGGTCAGGACATCCATGCTGGATGAAACGGTCTGGGCACAGGTCATTGCGCTGCTGTCTGAGCCGGAACGGCTGAAAAAAGAATATGAGCAGCGTCTAACGCAGGCGTCAGAGCACAGTGGACAGACCGCAGATGCTGAGCGTCTGAAAAAGCAAGAAAATCAGCTAAACGTGGGGCGGTCCCGATTGATTGATAGTTTTGCCGAAGGGCTGATTGGCAAAACAGACTTTGAACCACGGATCAGAGTGATGACGCTCAGGCTGGCGGAACTTGCGCGCCAGAGAGTGAAGGTGAAACAGGCCACAGAGAACCAGCATGAGTTGCTGCTACTGGTTAACCGGGTGGAGGATTTTGCTGCTGCGGTCACGGAACGCCTGAGTACGGACGATTTTCTGATGAAGCGAGAAATTCTGCGTGCGCTGGTGAAACGGATAGAAATTTATCGTGATGAAATTGTGGTGGTTTTTCGGGTGAATCCCGGGAATGATACCAGCCTGGAAGCAGGATCAGACAAAACATATGGCAGAAGTTTGCCAGATTGTTTGCGGAGTAAGTTCTCCCTTGCTCGCTAATCTCTACCTGCACTGGCTTGATTCGACGTGGGAGAAAAAGGCGTTCGGTAAACGTCCGCATGATGCTCATATCGTGCGATATGCCGACGATTTTGTGATTTTGTGCAGCAAGCGCCCGGAGTTTTATCTGGATCAGGCCAAGAAAGTCTTAGACCGACTTGGGTTGACGCTTAATGCCAAGAAAACGCGGATAGTTAATGCCATGAAAGAGCCGTTTGACTTTCTAGGTCACAGGTTCGCAGTTCAACCATCGAAAGTGACGGGCGAGTTGAAGACCTTTTACTATCCGACTCCCAAGGCTATGAAGTCTGTTAAGCAGAAAATCCGTGATGTTGTCCGAAAAGGGCAGCACTGGGATTGGCCCACATTGGTGAAAGAAAAGGTAAACCCGATTCTTCGCGGATGGGGGAATTACTTCAAGACAGGTAATTCAAGGAAGCATTTCTTGAGCATAGCGAATTACACGATATGGACACTCTGCATCATGTTGCGGAAGAAGCACAAGAAACGGGGTAAGGGGTGGAGGGACCACCCGCCGTCCTGGTTCTACGATTACCACGGGCTGTTTAAGCTGTACAGCCTGTCCATAACCGGAGATGAAGGGAGTCGGTATGCCCGACCTGTGCCGTCGTAACGCTGTGGAAAGAAGACAGTCGGAAAGCCGTGTGCGGGAAAACTGCAAGCACGGTTTGACGAGAGGTCGCTGGGGAGATGATGTCAAACCAGAGACCTACTCTACGAGGGGTTCTCCGTTTTGATGACAAGACAATTTATCGAGGTAAAAAAATGGAACAACGAACAGAAGCCTGGTTTGCCGCACGATGTGGCAAAGTGACGGCCAGCAAATTGGCAGAGGTGATGGCAAAAGTCAAAACAGGCGACGCCGCAACGCGAAAAAAATACAGGGCCGAGCTGATTTGCCAGCGTCTAACGGGGAAACGGGAAGACACCTTTGTCACGCTCGACATGAAGCACGGGACAGCACTGGAACCCGTCGCCCGTGAGGCTTACATCTTGCGTGAATTTGCAGTAGAGGTCACGGAGGTCGGTCTCGTCGACCACCCCACTATTGAGGGGTTTGCGGCCAGTCCCGACGGATTGGTTAATGAGGATGGCCTGATCGAGATTAAATGCCCCAAAACCTGGACGCATCTGAAAACGATAAGAACAGGTGAACCAGAAAAAAAATACCTCCTGCAAATGCACGCGCAAATGCTGTGTACGGGGCGTCGATGGTGTGACTTTGTCAGCTATGATAATCGACTGCCTGACACATTAGCCTACTTCAAAAAGCGCATTCACTTTGATGAGGCACTGGGCAAGGAAATTGAAACAGAAGTGCGAAAATTTCTTCAGGAACTTGAAGATGAAATCGAACAGATTAAAACGTATGGGAAAGTGGCATGAAGATAACGCCACTGAAAAAAGTGGTCGTCAACATCAAAACAGGGGCAGAGATGGTATGATACAGGGCATGCCTTTCTGAAACGTCGTTATATTAAGCTTAGGATAAAGCGATGAAAGCAATAATTTCTCCTCACGACGCCTTCTGTAAGAAGTTTTTGGGTAATCTTGAGGTGGCACGAGACTTTTTGAAAACACATTTACCGCCCGCTGTTTTGAAGAAATGTGACCTTTCTACACTGAAAGTAGAAGATTGCTCCTTTGTTGATGAAAATTTGAGACAATATTTCTCTGATATTGTTTATTCAATGCAGATGAACGACGGCAGCAAGGCGTACATTCAGTGTATTATCGAACATCAAAGCAACCCGCAACTTTTGATGACGTTTCGTGAATTACGCTATTGTGTGGGGATTTGGCAAAAATATTTTGACAAAAACCCGAACGAAAAATTACCTATTGTGGTGCCGATATTGTTTTATCACGGGAAAAGGCGGCCCTATCCTTACAGCAGGGATTTGATGGATTGTTTTGTTGACCCGGAGCTAGCCAGAGAAATCTACACCAAGCCGTTTCCTTTGGTGGATATTAGCGTTATTCCTGATGAGGAAATCATGACACACGGCCATGTGGCGTTGATGGAACTGGTGCAAAAACACATTTACATGCGTGATATGATAAACATGGTCGGACCCATTGCAGAACTATTGAATAAAGGTTATACAAACCGTGAATTGTTCCACGCTTTGCTCTATTATATCACCTACCAAGGGGAAACGAAGAATACTGAAAAGTTCTTCAAAGCGCTCGTGGATCAGACACCCACTTACCGTGAGGACATTATGACGATTGCACAACAACTCGAAAAACGGGGCGAAAAACGGGGCATCGAACAGGGCATGCAACAGGGCATGCAACAGGGCATGCAACAGGGACGTCAGGAAACTAAACTCGAAATTGCCAAGCAGCTTCTTAAAAGTGGTGTAGATGGTGCTTTGGTTAAAGCGTCTACTGGACTTTCTGACCAAGATATTAAAGATATTGAAGTATTGCTACATTAAGGGTGCCTTAGCACCTGCTATACCCGGACGGGCTGAATGATGATTCAGCCTCGGGGAATATTTCGTTAAAGGTGTTAAATACCTTTAACTAGCGAATGCCGCATACGCAAGTAGTGCGGTTTTTTTACGCCCATAGCGTGTAATGGGTCAGATAGTGAGCAATTATACGCCTTCAATAAAACTAGATTCACCTTTAGCCTGCCGTCTTTGTGACTGTTTCAAAGATGGGATGGTATTCGCCAATTTTGTTAATAGAAGCAAAGCCCAACCCCCCGCTGACGCAACATCAAAGCTTAATTAATCTTCCGCTCCGGTAACGTACCGGAGGTCATTAATCGCAATTCACTTGCAAGGAATTCTCCATGTCAAATGTCATCACTCTCTATCAACAGGTAAAAATGTCTAGCCGTGAAATTGCTCGACTAACGGGCAAACAGCATAAAGACGTACTTTATGACTGTAGAAAAATGTTTGAAGTGCTCACCATTCAATCGGCGGACTTTTCCGCCGATTACAAAGACGCCAGTGGTCGCACCTATCAGGAATATTTGCTTGACCAAGATTTAACCATCACATTGGTCATGGGTTACAGTATTCCACTTCGCCATAAAGTCGCCACACGCTGGCGGGAGCTGGAAGAGAAAGCAACACGGCCTGTCTGCATATTACCTAATTTCGAAGACCCCCCTGTTGCGGCTATGGCATGGGCAGAGCAGTTTCGCGAAAAAACCAGGTTAGCCTTAGTGAACAAAGAACAGGAAGCGGAATTAAAGGAGTTGAAGAACCTGTTTAAGGAAGGAATAACGACCACTCAATTTTGCAAAATGCTCAACGGTATTAATACACAACAGATTAATCACTGTTTGGCAGAAAGAAATTGGCTCTATAACGAAAGTAAATCCCATACCCGCTGGCGTGCAACCTCTTATGCGCGTGACCGATATTTGACGGAACATCAACATAAAATCAGCATTCATAGCGGTGATGACTTTATCAAGTACCAACCCGTTTTACTGCGCAAAGGGGCAATCCGATTATTTGACCTCTACCGCAAAAATAAGCTGCCAATGAAAACCCATTGGGACGGACACTTCACCCACGAAAAAGAACTTGGCATCGCATCATAAACCCACGGAGTCACTCACCATGAAAACATAAATAGCCACAACAACTTACAAATAGCGACGGTGACGCAATCCCGTTTATATCACTTAACCCTAGCGCTAACAGAGGTGGGACTAACCACCCCTGTCAGCTAACCACCACAACCTACCACAGAGGCTACAATGGCTAACATCGATATTACCCAATTTCCTGAATTACGGGAAGTTTTTCCTGAATTAACACCGGTGCAATTTGAAACGGCGATGCTTTTCGCGTTAGGCG carries:
- a CDS encoding Rha family transcriptional regulator — encoded protein: MSNVITLYQQVKMSSREIARLTGKQHKDVLYDCRKMFEVLTIQSADFSADYKDASGRTYQEYLLDQDLTITLVMGYSIPLRHKVATRWRELEEKATRPVCILPNFEDPPVAAMAWAEQFREKTRLALVNKEQEAELKELKNLFKEGITTTQFCKMLNGINTQQINHCLAERNWLYNESKSHTRWRATSYARDRYLTEHQHKISIHSGDDFIKYQPVLLRKGAIRLFDLYRKNKLPMKTHWDGHFTHEKELGIAS
- a CDS encoding Rpn family recombination-promoting nuclease/putative transposase; protein product: MKAIISPHDAFCKKFLGNLEVARDFLKTHLPPAVLKKCDLSTLKVEDCSFVDENLRQYFSDIVYSMQMNDGSKAYIQCIIEHQSNPQLLMTFRELRYCVGIWQKYFDKNPNEKLPIVVPILFYHGKRRPYPYSRDLMDCFVDPELAREIYTKPFPLVDISVIPDEEIMTHGHVALMELVQKHIYMRDMINMVGPIAELLNKGYTNRELFHALLYYITYQGETKNTEKFFKALVDQTPTYREDIMTIAQQLEKRGEKRGIEQGMQQGMQQGMQQGRQETKLEIAKQLLKSGVDGALVKASTGLSDQDIKDIEVLLH
- a CDS encoding lambda exonuclease family protein — translated: MEQRTEAWFAARCGKVTASKLAEVMAKVKTGDAATRKKYRAELICQRLTGKREDTFVTLDMKHGTALEPVAREAYILREFAVEVTEVGLVDHPTIEGFAASPDGLVNEDGLIEIKCPKTWTHLKTIRTGEPEKKYLLQMHAQMLCTGRRWCDFVSYDNRLPDTLAYFKKRIHFDEALGKEIETEVRKFLQELEDEIEQIKTYGKVA
- a CDS encoding recombinase family protein, yielding MNKALVALYARVSSGQQVKNGTIGSQLAAIKDRIREDGHVLPDAMLFIDDGVSGATLIRPQLERLRDYAAAGDIECLYILSPDRLARKYAYQALLMEEFSACGVEVIFICHTPGDTLEDMMLLQMQGMFAEYERAKIMERNRRGKLHGARCGNVGVLSGAPYGYRYIRRQPDGTPAQYIVNLHEASVVRKIFSWAGIERLSLGGVVRRLAEKGIESATGKPGWDRSTVWGMLKNPAYKGLAVFGKTKNCAPRPRVRAARNSADILKNGYSVIRSKPDDGIGIPVPAIINSALFLTVNEQLEENRRHARQGRRGAAYLLQGLTVCGHCRYAYYGKKVSKSAAKGGAQYSYYHCTGTDAYRFGGIRVCDNKQVRTSMLDETVWAQVIALLSEPERLKKEYEQRLTQASEHSGQTADAERLKKQENQLNVGRSRLIDSFAEGLIGKTDFEPRIRVMTLRLAELARQRVKVKQATENQHELLLLVNRVEDFAAAVTERLSTDDFLMKREILRALVKRIEIYRDEIVVVFRVNPGNDTSLEAGSDKTYGRSLPDCLRSKFSLAR
- a CDS encoding group II intron maturase-specific domain-containing protein, which gives rise to MAEVCQIVCGVSSPLLANLYLHWLDSTWEKKAFGKRPHDAHIVRYADDFVILCSKRPEFYLDQAKKVLDRLGLTLNAKKTRIVNAMKEPFDFLGHRFAVQPSKVTGELKTFYYPTPKAMKSVKQKIRDVVRKGQHWDWPTLVKEKVNPILRGWGNYFKTGNSRKHFLSIANYTIWTLCIMLRKKHKKRGKGWRDHPPSWFYDYHGLFKLYSLSITGDEGSRYARPVPS